The Sylvia atricapilla isolate bSylAtr1 chromosome 12, bSylAtr1.pri, whole genome shotgun sequence genome has a segment encoding these proteins:
- the GINS2 gene encoding DNA replication complex GINS protein PSF2 has product MEPAEVEFLAEKELVTIVPNFSLDRIHLIGGDLGPFNPGLPVEVPVWLAINLKQRQKCRLIPPEWMDVGKLEEIRDQERKEDTFTPMPSPYYMELTKLLLNYASDNIPRADEIRTLVKDTWDTRMAKLRLSADSFVRQQEVHAKLDNLTLMEINTTGTFLTQALDHMYKLRTNLQPGESSHSQDF; this is encoded by the exons ATGGAGCCGGCCGAAGTGGAGTTCCTGGCCGAGAAGGAGCTGGTGACGATCGTGCCCAACTTCAGCCTCGACCGGATTCACCTCATCGGG ggAGATCTGGGTCCCTTCAATCCCGGTTTGCCAGTGGAAGTGCCTGTGTGGTTGGCCATTAATCTGAAGCAGAGGCAGAAGTGTCGGCTCATTCCCCCAGAATGGATGGATGTTG GGAAACTGGAGGAAATCCGGGATCAGGAGCGGAAAGAGGACACCTTCACCCCGATGCCCAGCCCCTACTACATGGAACTCaccaagctgctgctgaactA tgcctctgACAACATCCCCAGAGCAGACGAGATCCGGACGCTGGTGAAGGACACGTGGGACACGCGCATGGCCAAGCTGCGCCTGTCCGCCGACAGCTTCGTCAGGCAGCAGGAGGTTCATGCCAAg CTGGATAACTTAACCCTGATGGAGATCAACACCACTGGGACTTTCCTTACCCAAGCCTTGGATCACATGTACAAGCTCCGGACTAACCTCCAGCCTGGCGAGAGCTCGCACTCCCAGGATTTCtga
- the EMC8 gene encoding ER membrane protein complex subunit 8 isoform X1, whose translation MKLTTQAYCKMVLHGAKYPHCAVNGLLVAERPPAPRPPQPALFVDCIPLFHGTLALAPMLEVALTLIDSWCKENSYVIAGYYQANERVKDARLTTPSSPWSAWSLPSTCMSCTRTSGGARTRTLTSVKIGQKPRESLPPSWTANPTRPWWISTITWTTSATTGRTRRSTKLCCTSARRDPPACPHGHPHSVLKREKMLFLNVNRMDIQYLVWKADWLKRGVARPVARCCARKATECWW comes from the exons ATGAAGCTGACCACGCAAGCTTACTGCAAGATGGTTCTGCACGGCGCCAAGTACCCGCACTGCGCCGTGAACGGGCTGCTGGTGGCCGAgcgcccgccggccccgcggccgcctcAGCCCGCGCTGTTCGTGGATTGCATCCCGCTCTTCCACGGCACGCTGGCGCTCGCTCCCATGCTGGAGGTGGCCCTGACCCTG ATTGATTCCTGGTGCAAGGAGAACAGCTACGTGATAGCTGGATATTACCAGGCGAACGAACGCGTGAAAGATGCCAG GTTGACAACACCAAGTTCACCATGGAGTGCGTGGAGCCTGCCATCCACGTGTATGAGCTGCACGAGAACAAGTGGAGGTGCAAGGACCCGCACGT TGACTTCTGTGAAGATTGGACAGAAGCCCAGAGAATCGCTGCCTCCCTCCTGGACAGCAAATCCTACGAGACCCTGGTGGATTTCGACAATCACCTGGACGACATCCGCAACGACTGGACGAACCCGGAGATCAACAAAGCTGTGCTGCACCTCTGCTAGGAGAgaccctcctgcctgcccccaCGGGCATCCCCACTCTgtactgaagagagaaaaaatgctatttttgaATGTAAATAGAATGGATATTCAGTACCTTGTGTGGAAAGCTGACTGGTTAAAAAGAGGAGTGGCCCGCCCCGTGGCGCGGTGCTGTGCCCGTAAAGCCACGGAGTGTTGGTGGTGA
- the EMC8 gene encoding ER membrane protein complex subunit 8 isoform X2, with translation MKLTTQAYCKMVLHGAKYPHCAVNGLLVAERPPAPRPPQPALFVDCIPLFHGTLALAPMLEVALTLIDSWCKENSYVIAGYYQANERVKDASPNQVAEKVASRIAEGFTDTALIMVDNTKFTMECVEPAIHVYELHENKWRCKDPHVDFCEDWTEAQRIAASLLDSKSYETLVDFDNHLDDIRNDWTNPEINKAVLHLC, from the exons ATGAAGCTGACCACGCAAGCTTACTGCAAGATGGTTCTGCACGGCGCCAAGTACCCGCACTGCGCCGTGAACGGGCTGCTGGTGGCCGAgcgcccgccggccccgcggccgcctcAGCCCGCGCTGTTCGTGGATTGCATCCCGCTCTTCCACGGCACGCTGGCGCTCGCTCCCATGCTGGAGGTGGCCCTGACCCTG ATTGATTCCTGGTGCAAGGAGAACAGCTACGTGATAGCTGGATATTACCAGGCGAACGAACGCGTGAAAGATGCCAG cccaaaccaggtTGCAGAGAAAGTGGCCTCCCGGATTGCCGAGGGTTTCACGGACACTGCGCTCATCATG GTTGACAACACCAAGTTCACCATGGAGTGCGTGGAGCCTGCCATCCACGTGTATGAGCTGCACGAGAACAAGTGGAGGTGCAAGGACCCGCACGT TGACTTCTGTGAAGATTGGACAGAAGCCCAGAGAATCGCTGCCTCCCTCCTGGACAGCAAATCCTACGAGACCCTGGTGGATTTCGACAATCACCTGGACGACATCCGCAACGACTGGACGAACCCGGAGATCAACAAAGCTGTGCTGCACCTCTGCTAG
- the COX4I1 gene encoding cytochrome c oxidase subunit 4 isoform 1, mitochondrial, whose amino-acid sequence MLASRVFSLVGRRSISTSLCLRAHGHGVVKAEDYTLPAYVDRRDVPLPEVAFVKDLSAQQRALKEKEKASWNALSAEEKVELYRIKFNETYAEMKKGTNEWKTILGGVLFFLGLTGFVLIWQKHFMYGPIPHTFSEEWVSAQTKRMLDMRVNPVEGISAQWDFDKNEWKK is encoded by the exons ATGTTGGCTTCCAGAGTGTTCAGCCTGGTCGGGAGGAGATCCATCTccacctccctgtgcctcagGGCACATGGACACG GCGTGGTGAAGGCTGAGGATTACACCCTGCCCGCCTACGTGGACCGGCGGGACGTGCCCCTGCCCGAGGTGGCCTTTGTCAAGGACCTGTCGGCGCAGCAGCGGGCGCtcaaggagaaggagaaggcGTCCTGGAATGCCCTGTCCGCCGAGGAGAAGGTGGAAT TGTATCGGATAAAATTCAACGAGACTTACGCAGAGATGAAGAAAGGGACAAACGAGTGGAAAACCATCCTGGGGGGAGTTCTGTTCTTCCTTGGTCTCACTGGATTTGTCCTCATCTGGCAGAAGCACTTCA TGTACGGCCCCATCCCTCACACCTTCTCTGAGGAGTGGGTGTCTGCTCAGACCAAGAGGATGTTGGACATGAGGGTGAACCCTGTGGAGGGCATCTCAGCCCAGTGGGATTTTGACAAGAACGAatggaagaaataa